The sequence ATCGGCTTCGTGCTCTCCGCCCCGGCGGAGCGCTACACCAACCAGGCCTACCAGATCGCGAGCTCCCGCTTCCGCCGCGGTTTCGAGGAGGGGATCGACTACATCTTCAGCCCCATCGTGATCGTGCTGATCGTCATCACGCTGATCTCGGTGGTCGTGGGTTTGCGGCAGGCCAAGAACATCCAGGCCGAGGGCCAGGTGAATTCGGGCGGCAAGCGCGCGCCGTTCCTCTTCCTGCTCGCCGTGACCGCCTATATCGCCGTCTCCTACTGGGATGCGGCGAGCATCCCCGACTATGCCCGCACGGACCGCGTCTTCCCGGTCTTCGTGGCGACGGTCGGGCTGATCGGCTGCGCGCTCCTGCTCCTCCAGATGCGCCTGCGCAGCGAGGAGCACGCCCTCTTCGCCGATCGCGAGATGATGGACCGCGACGTGAACGCCTATGGCCTCTGGCCGACACTGGCCTGGTTCGGAGGGCTGCTCGCGCTCACCGCCCTGCTGGGCTTCATCCTGGCGCTGGCGCTCTTCCTCGTGGGCTTCATCCGCTATCGCGCGGGCAAGGGCTGGGCCTATGCAGGAGGCTACACCGTGGCGGGCATCGCCTTCATCTGCGGGATGGCCGCGACGCTGAACCGCGACTTCCCACCGGGCCTCCTCCAATCCTATCTCGATCTGCCGTGGCCGCTGACATGACCCAAGACGCCGTTCCCTTCTGGTTCCTGCGGGGGGGCACCTCGCGCGGGCCCTATTTCCGCCGCTCCGACCTGCCCGAGGACCGCGAGGCGCTGGCCCGGCTGCTGATCGGCGTCGTCGGATCGGGCCATCCGCTCAACATCGACGGCATCGGCGGCGGCAACGCCGTGACGACGAAGGTCGCTATGCTCTCGGCCAGCGACGACGACTGGGCCGACATCGACTACTTCTTCGCGCAGGTCAGCGTGGAGGACCGGCAGGTCGATTTCAAACCGACCTGCGGCAACATCCTGTCGGGCGTGGGCCCCGCAGCGATCGAGATGGGTCTCGTTCCCGCGACCGATCCCGTCACCCGCGTGCGCATCCGCGCGGTCAACACCGGCGCACGCGTGGAGGCGGAGGTGCAGACGCCCGGCGGACAGGTCCGCTATGACGGCGAGACCGCGATCGACGGCGTGCCCGGAACCGCCGCGCCGGTGGGCCTGCAGTTCATGGACACGGTCGGCGGGGCCACCGGCGCTTTCCTGCCCACCGGCAACCCCGTCGACGAGATCGAGGGCAGGCGCGTCACCTGCATGGACGTGGCCATGCCCATGGTGATCGCACTGGCCGCCGATTTCGGCCTGACCGGGTACGAAAGCGTGGCCGAGCTCGAAGCGAATACCGACTTCTTCGCGCGGATGGAAACGGTGCGCCGCGCCGCCGGGGTCGCGATGGGAATGGGCGATGTCTCCACGTCCGTCACACCGAAGTTCGGCCTGCTCGCCCCGGCCCGCGACGGCGGCACCGTTGCCGCCCGCTACTTCATGCCGTGGCGGACGCACCCCTCGATGGCGGTGACCGGGGCGCAGTGCCTCGCCTCCTGCGTACTGACCCCCGGTACGGTGGCCGAGGGTCTGGCAGAGACCCCGGATGCCGGGCCGGAGACGGTCGTGCTCGAACATGCTTCCGGCCGGATCGAGGTCATCGTGGACTACAGCCGCGACGCGGACGGGATCACCCTGCGCTCCGCCGGGCTGGTGCGCACCGCTCGGCTGATCGCACGCGGGGAGCTGCTGATCCCGCAGGCTTGAAGGCCACAGGCATGCTTGGTATACAATGGCATGCAAATCAAGCTGGAGGCCGCCATGACCGACCCGCAGTTCGCAATCGTCACCGCGCGCAACGCGCTTGAGCAGGCGCTTTCGGGCATCTCGGACCAGATGCGCGACTACCCCACCCCGATCTCGGGCTGTGATGCGCAGTACAACCACCTCATCGCCGAGCGAACGCGCGTACGCGCCGCCCTGGCCGCGCTGGGACGCACACCCTTCGTGGCCACGCCCCGCACGCCCCATCCCGGTGCGGGCATCGAAAGCCGATGAAGGTCCACATCCTGGACGACTGGTTCGACACGCTGCGGACGCTGCCCTGCTTCGCGAAGCTCGGCGGACATGACGTCACAATCTGGACCGATCACGAGCCGGAGACCGACCGGCTCGCCGCCCGCCTCGCCGGGGCGGAGGCACTCGTCCTCTTTCGCGAGCGCACGGCGATCACCCGTCCCCTGCTCGAAAAGCTGCCTGACCTGCGGCTGATCTCCCAGCGCAGCGTCTATCCCCATATCGATGTCGAGGCCTGCACCGACAACGGCGTCCTGCTCTGCTCCAACATGCACAGCGACACGCCCTCCTATGCCGCGGCGGAGATGACGCTGGCGCTGATCCTCGCGAGCTACCGCCAGATCCCGCAGCAGGTCGCCTCGATCCGCGCGGGCACTTGGCAGGCGGGCGTCGGACGCACCCTGCGGGGTCGCATGCTCGGGCTCTACGGCTATGGGCGCATCGCGCGGGCGGTCAGCGACTACGCCGAGGCGATCGGTATGAGCGTGCAGTGGTGGGCGTCCGAGGAGGGTCGCGCCCGCGCGCGGTCAGACGGACGGCGCGTCGCGGGCAGCCGGGAGGCCTTCTTCGCCACCAGCGACATCGTGAGCCTTCATGTCCGCCTCAAACCCGCGACCCGCGGCATCATCACCGCCGAGGACCTCGCTACCATGGCGCCGCGCAGCCTCTTCGTGAACACGTCGCGCGCGGGCCTCGTCGCCCCCGGCGCGCTGGAGGCGGAAATCGCGCGCGGACGCATCCACGCCGCGGTGGACGTGTTCGACAGCGAGCCGCTCACCGACACGTCCCACCCGCTGCTGACCAGCCCCGACGTGCTGCCGACACCGCATCTCGGCTACGTCACCGAGGATGAGTTCGACCTGCAGTTCTCCGACATCTTCGACCAGGTCGTGGCCTATGCGCAGGGCGCGCCGATCCACATGATCAATCCGGAGGTCTTGCGCGCATGAGCCGCGCGGCGAGCGGCGCACCGATGATGACGGTCACGATCCGCAGGATGTGGTGCGTGACGACGAAGGCCACGTCCGCGCCCGCGATCAGCGCGAGCACCGTCATCTCCGCCTGACCGCCGGGCGCGAAGGCAAGCAGACCCTCGATCGCAGGGGCCGCGCCGAGCCCGATGGCGACCAGCGCGAAGAGAGCGGCAAGCGCGATCAGGACCACGCAGTAGCCCATGGCCGCGGCCACGTCGCGCCGGACCTCCGCCCCGGTAACGCCGGAATACTTCGAGCCCACCGTCATGCCGATGAAGAACTGCGCGGCCCAGATCGCCTCGGCCGGCGGGCGATGCTCCAGGACACCCGCAATCGACAGCGCCCCCGCCGCGATCATCGGGCCCAGGATCGACGCACCGAACAGCCCAACCGCCTTCGCCACACGCCAGCCGATGAGCCCCGACAGCACCATCAGCGCCAGCTGGCCCGGCGCGATCTCGGTTGCGGGCGCACCGGGCGGGTTGCTCAGATCCACGCCCCAGACACCCTCGAGCAGGAAGGGCAGCGACACCACGATCACCATCACCCGCGTCGCGTGGATCAGCGAGAGCGCGCGCACATCCGCCCCCGCCTCCTCCCCGAAGGCAAGCATGTCCTGCAGCCCCCCGGGCATGGCGGAGTAGTAGCTCGTCGCGAAATCGAAGCCCCAGAGCCGCTGGAAGTACGGCAGCCCGATCAGCCCCGACAGCAGGATCAGCAGGGGGATCATCACCAGCGTCGGCCAGAGCGCGGGCATCCCCAACACGACCGAGAGGCTCAGCGACGCGCCGATCGCCACACCCAGGATGGCGCGCATCGCATCGTTGAGCGGTTTCAGCGCGCCCAGCTCCACACCCGCCAGCCCGGCGGCGAGACAGGCGGCGATCGGCCCAAGCAACCAGGGCAAAGGCAGGTCCGCCGCCATGAACACACCGACGCCGACGGCCGAAATCGCCCAGGTCAGCAGGACGCGCCTCATGCGCGCATCACGGACAGCCGCTGGCGCAGCGCGGTCTGCAGATGAGCCTCCGCAGCCGCCCCGGCAGCCTCCTCATCGCGCGAGCGGATGGCATCGGTGATCGCCTGATGCTGGCGGCAGACCAGCGCGATATGCTCCTCGTCGGCGAGCGTCGTAGGCCCCAGCAGCAGGAGCGCATTCGTCATCGCCCGCGTCGCCTCGATCAGAAACCGGTTCCGCCCTGCGCGGTAGAGCGCCTGATGGAACTGCTGGTTGAGCGCTGCGGCCTGCGCACTCACCGAGAGGCTTTCCGCGATGCACGCGTTCAGCGCGTTGAGTTCGTCCACCTCCGCCATCACCGCATGCCGCGCGGCCAACTCCGCCGCCGTGCGCTCCAGTACGATCCGCATCTCGTAGAGCTCGACCAGCTCGGTGTGGCTGAGCGTGCGGATCACCGCGCCGATGCGCGGACGATGCTCGACGATCCCGTCCGACTCGAGCCGGCGCAGCGCCTCCCGGATCGGAGTGCGCGACAACGAGAAGCGCTCCGCGATCTCGATCTCGCGCAGCCGGTCGCCGGGGCCGTAATCCCCGGCCCGTATGGCCGCGATCAAACGGACATAGGCCGCCTCACCTTGCGAAAGCGTGTCTTGGATCGTGTCGTTCATATGGCCTTTAGAATTGTATCCTCTTGGATACAATATCTAGATGGAGAGCGGGGGAATGTCAAAGCGATCGATCGTGGACGGATCGGGCAGTGCCGTCCTCGCGGCCCTGGAAGGCGGGTCAGAGGTGTTCGTCCTTTAAGCGGCGGACGAAGCGCTGGGCGGGCGGCAACACAAGTGCACTGCGGGCGCGATGCGCGTCGCCTACGACTAGAGGTGAGAAACTGACGCCGCTCCTTTGCGATCCAGCCG is a genomic window of Pontivivens ytuae containing:
- a CDS encoding AbrB family transcriptional regulator, giving the protein MRRVLLTWAISAVGVGVFMAADLPLPWLLGPIAACLAAGLAGVELGALKPLNDAMRAILGVAIGASLSLSVVLGMPALWPTLVMIPLLILLSGLIGLPYFQRLWGFDFATSYYSAMPGGLQDMLAFGEEAGADVRALSLIHATRVMVIVVSLPFLLEGVWGVDLSNPPGAPATEIAPGQLALMVLSGLIGWRVAKAVGLFGASILGPMIAAGALSIAGVLEHRPPAEAIWAAQFFIGMTVGSKYSGVTGAEVRRDVAAAMGYCVVLIALAALFALVAIGLGAAPAIEGLLAFAPGGQAEMTVLALIAGADVAFVVTHHILRIVTVIIGAPLAARLMRARPPD
- a CDS encoding D-2-hydroxyacid dehydrogenase family protein, which gives rise to MKVHILDDWFDTLRTLPCFAKLGGHDVTIWTDHEPETDRLAARLAGAEALVLFRERTAITRPLLEKLPDLRLISQRSVYPHIDVEACTDNGVLLCSNMHSDTPSYAAAEMTLALILASYRQIPQQVASIRAGTWQAGVGRTLRGRMLGLYGYGRIARAVSDYAEAIGMSVQWWASEEGRARARSDGRRVAGSREAFFATSDIVSLHVRLKPATRGIITAEDLATMAPRSLFVNTSRAGLVAPGALEAEIARGRIHAAVDVFDSEPLTDTSHPLLTSPDVLPTPHLGYVTEDEFDLQFSDIFDQVVAYAQGAPIHMINPEVLRA
- a CDS encoding 4-oxalomesaconate tautomerase codes for the protein MTQDAVPFWFLRGGTSRGPYFRRSDLPEDREALARLLIGVVGSGHPLNIDGIGGGNAVTTKVAMLSASDDDWADIDYFFAQVSVEDRQVDFKPTCGNILSGVGPAAIEMGLVPATDPVTRVRIRAVNTGARVEAEVQTPGGQVRYDGETAIDGVPGTAAPVGLQFMDTVGGATGAFLPTGNPVDEIEGRRVTCMDVAMPMVIALAADFGLTGYESVAELEANTDFFARMETVRRAAGVAMGMGDVSTSVTPKFGLLAPARDGGTVAARYFMPWRTHPSMAVTGAQCLASCVLTPGTVAEGLAETPDAGPETVVLEHASGRIEVIVDYSRDADGITLRSAGLVRTARLIARGELLIPQA
- a CDS encoding GntR family transcriptional regulator, producing the protein MNDTIQDTLSQGEAAYVRLIAAIRAGDYGPGDRLREIEIAERFSLSRTPIREALRRLESDGIVEHRPRIGAVIRTLSHTELVELYEMRIVLERTAAELAARHAVMAEVDELNALNACIAESLSVSAQAAALNQQFHQALYRAGRNRFLIEATRAMTNALLLLGPTTLADEEHIALVCRQHQAITDAIRSRDEEAAGAAAEAHLQTALRQRLSVMRA